The following are from one region of the Heterodontus francisci isolate sHetFra1 chromosome 34, sHetFra1.hap1, whole genome shotgun sequence genome:
- the LOC137348943 gene encoding zinc finger protein 436-like isoform X2 codes for MEKPWKCRDCGKGFNYPSRLEMHQRSHTGERPFTCSTCGKGFARSSHLTHHQLVHTDKRPFKCSDCEKRFKSKNELLKHQRTHTGERPFTCSICTKGFSKLSNLLTHQRVHTGEKPFTCSVCEKGFAQSSNLLRHQLVHTDKRPFECSDCEKRFKSKNELLQHQRTHIGERPFTCSDCGKGFFRLSNLLIHQQVLTGERPFTCTECGGKNCTRVVCVDEASTDHPSWRDTMAPASWRNCGNVGTVERDSITRLS; via the exons atggagaaaccatggaagtGTAGGGACTGCggaaagggattcaattacccgtcTCGGCTGGAAATGCAtcaacgcagtcacactggggagaggccgttcacctgctccacatgtgggaagggattcgctcgGTCATCCCACCTCACTCaccaccaacttgttcacacagaTAAGAGAccctttaaatgttctgactgtgaaaagagatttaaaagtaaaaatgagctgctgaaacaccaacgtactcacactggggagaggccgttcacctgctccatttgtACGAAGGGATTCAGTAAactatccaacctgctgacacaccagcgagttcacactggggagaagccattcacctgctccgtgtgtgaaaAGGGATTCGCTCAGTCGTCCAACCTCCTaagacaccaacttgttcacacagaTAAGAGACCTTttgaatgttctgactgtgagaaaagATTTAAAAGTAAAAATGAGCTGCTGCAACACCAACGTACTCAcattggggagaggccgttcacctgctctgactgtgggaagggattctttCGATTATccaaccttctgatacaccagcaaGTTCtcacaggggagagaccgttcacctgcactgagtgtg GGGGGAAAAACTGTACACGTGttgtgtgtgtggacgaggcttcaactgatcatccaagctGGAGAGACACAATGGCACCTGCATCATGGAGAAACTGTGGAAATGTGGGcactgtggaaagggattcaattacccgtcTGAGCTAG
- the LOC137348943 gene encoding zinc finger protein 436-like isoform X1: protein MEKPWKCRDCGKGFNYPSRLEMHQRSHTGERPFTCSTCGKGFARSSHLTHHQLVHTDKRPFKCSDCEKRFKSKNELLKHQRTHTGERPFTCSICTKGFSKLSNLLTHQRVHTGEKPFTCSVCEKGFAQSSNLLRHQLVHTDKRPFECSDCEKRFKSKNELLQHQRTHIGERPFTCSDCGKGFFRLSNLLIHQQVLTGERPFTCTECGKEFTRLSNLLIHQRVHTGERPFICSVCGKGFTTTSHLTVHQLVHTDKRPFECSDCEKRFKSKSNLSAHQRVHTGERPFTCCQCGKGFSNSNHLLRHQQVHK from the coding sequence atggagaaaccatggaagtGTAGGGACTGCggaaagggattcaattacccgtcTCGGCTGGAAATGCAtcaacgcagtcacactggggagaggccgttcacctgctccacatgtgggaagggattcgctcgGTCATCCCACCTCACTCaccaccaacttgttcacacagaTAAGAGAccctttaaatgttctgactgtgaaaagagatttaaaagtaaaaatgagctgctgaaacaccaacgtactcacactggggagaggccgttcacctgctccatttgtACGAAGGGATTCAGTAAactatccaacctgctgacacaccagcgagttcacactggggagaagccattcacctgctccgtgtgtgaaaAGGGATTCGCTCAGTCGTCCAACCTCCTaagacaccaacttgttcacacagaTAAGAGACCTTttgaatgttctgactgtgagaaaagATTTAAAAGTAAAAATGAGCTGCTGCAACACCAACGTACTCAcattggggagaggccgttcacctgctctgactgtgggaagggattctttCGATTATccaaccttctgatacaccagcaaGTTCtcacaggggagagaccgttcacctgcactgagtgtggtaaGGAATTCACTCGATTATccaaccttctgatacaccagcgagttcacacaggggagagaccattcatctgctcagtgtgtgggaagggattcacaacGACATCCCACCTCACTGTACATCAACTTGTCCACACTGATAAGAGACCTTTTgagtgttctgactgtgagaagagatttaaaagcaaAAGTAATCTGtcggcacaccagcgagttcacactggcgagaggccgttcacctgctgtcagtgtgggaagggattttctAATTCAAATCATCTGCtaagacaccagcaagttcacaagtga